Proteins found in one Streptococcus mitis genomic segment:
- the mnmE gene encoding tRNA uridine-5-carboxymethylaminomethyl(34) synthesis GTPase MnmE: MITREFDTIAAISTPLGEGAIGIVRLSGTESFAIAQKIFKGKDLSQVASHTLNYGHIIDPQTGKIMDEVMVGAMKSPKTFTREDIIEINTHGGIAVTNEILQLAIREGARLAEPGEFTKRAFLNGRVDLTQAEAVMDIIRAKTDKAMNIAVKQLDGSLSDLINNTRQEILNTLAQVEVNIDYPEYDDVEEATTAIVREKTMEFEQLLTNLLRTARRGKILREGISTAIIGRPNVGKSSLLNNLLREDKAIVTDIAGTTRDVIEEYVNINGVPLKLIDTAGIRETDDIVEQIGVERSKKALKEADLVLLVLNASEPLTTQDRQLLEISQDTNRIILLNKTDLPEAIETSELPEDLIRISVLKNQNIDKIEERINNLFFENAGLVEHDATYLSNARHISLIEKAVESLQAVNEGLELGMPVDLLQVDLTRTWEILGEITGDAAPDELITQLFSQFCLGK, encoded by the coding sequence ATGATTACACGTGAATTTGATACCATCGCTGCTATCTCTACTCCACTAGGTGAAGGGGCTATTGGTATTGTCCGCCTGAGCGGAACAGAAAGTTTTGCAATTGCGCAAAAAATTTTCAAAGGGAAAGACTTGAGTCAGGTTGCCAGCCACACTCTCAACTACGGTCACATTATTGACCCTCAGACTGGTAAAATCATGGACGAAGTCATGGTTGGAGCCATGAAATCTCCAAAAACCTTCACTCGTGAGGATATTATCGAGATTAACACCCACGGTGGGATTGCGGTGACCAATGAAATTCTCCAACTTGCTATCCGTGAAGGAGCTCGATTGGCTGAACCTGGTGAATTTACCAAACGTGCCTTTCTAAACGGTCGTGTGGATTTGACACAGGCCGAGGCAGTGATGGATATCATCCGCGCCAAGACAGACAAGGCCATGAACATTGCGGTCAAACAACTTGATGGTTCCCTTTCTGATCTTATCAATAATACCCGTCAAGAAATCCTCAATACACTTGCCCAAGTCGAGGTCAATATTGATTATCCTGAGTACGACGATGTTGAGGAAGCCACTACTGCTATTGTCCGTGAGAAGACTATGGAGTTTGAGCAATTGCTAACTAATCTTCTTAGAACAGCCCGTCGCGGTAAAATCCTTCGTGAAGGAATTTCCACTGCCATCATCGGACGCCCCAACGTTGGGAAATCCAGCCTCCTCAACAACCTCTTGCGTGAGGATAAGGCTATCGTTACAGACATTGCTGGTACAACTCGAGATGTCATCGAAGAATACGTCAACATCAACGGTGTTCCTCTCAAACTGATTGATACAGCTGGTATTCGTGAAACGGATGATATCGTGGAACAAATCGGTGTCGAGCGTTCGAAAAAAGCTCTTAAGGAAGCTGACTTGGTGCTGCTAGTACTAAACGCTAGCGAACCCTTAACTACCCAAGACCGACAACTTCTTGAGATTAGCCAAGATACAAACCGTATTATTCTTCTTAATAAAACCGACCTGCCTGAAGCGATTGAAACTTCGGAACTACCTGAAGACCTTATTCGTATTTCAGTTCTTAAAAACCAAAACATCGACAAGATTGAAGAGCGAATCAACAACCTCTTCTTTGAAAATGCTGGTTTGGTGGAGCACGATGCTACTTACTTGTCTAACGCCCGTCACATTTCCTTGATTGAGAAGGCTGTTGAAAGCCTACAAGCTGTTAATGAAGGGCTGGAACTAGGTATGCCTGTTGATTTACTTCAAGTTGATTTGACTCGTACTTGGGAAATACTCGGAGAAATCACTGGAGATGCTGCTCCTGATGAACTCATCACCCAACTCTTTAGCCAATTTTGTTTAGGAAAATAA
- the dapA gene encoding 4-hydroxy-tetrahydrodipicolinate synthase, giving the protein MSYQDLKECKIITAFITPFHEDGSINFDAIPALIEHLLAHHTDGILLAGTTAESPTLTHDEELELFAAVQKIVNGRVPLIAGVGTNDTRDSIEFVKEVAEFGGFAAGLAIVPYYNKPSQEGMYQHFKAIADASDLPIIIYNIPGRVVVELTPETMLRLADHPNIIGVKECTSLANMAYLIEHKPEEFLVYTGEDGDAFHAMNLGADGVISVASHTNGDEMHEMFTAIAESDMKKAAAIQRKFIPKVNALFSYPSPAPVKAVLNYMGFEAGPTRLPLVPTPEEDAKRIIKVVVDGDYEATKATVTGVLRPDY; this is encoded by the coding sequence ATGTCTTATCAGGATTTAAAAGAGTGTAAAATCATCACAGCCTTTATTACTCCCTTCCACGAGGATGGTTCCATCAACTTTGACGCTATTCCAGCCTTGATTGAGCATCTGTTGGCCCATCATACAGACGGAATTCTCCTTGCAGGAACCACTGCTGAGAGTCCAACTTTGACGCACGATGAGGAGTTGGAGTTGTTTGCGGCTGTACAAAAGATTGTCAATGGACGTGTTCCTTTGATTGCGGGTGTAGGTACCAATGATACGCGTGACTCGATCGAGTTTGTCAAAGAGGTAGCAGAATTTGGCGGCTTTGCAGCTGGACTTGCTATCGTACCTTACTACAACAAACCTTCTCAAGAAGGAATGTATCAGCACTTTAAAGCCATTGCAGATGCTTCTGACTTACCTATTATTATCTATAATATTCCAGGTCGTGTGGTTGTCGAATTAACTCCAGAAACCATGCTTCGTTTAGCTGACCATCCAAATATTATTGGTGTCAAAGAATGTACTAGCTTGGCTAATATGGCTTACTTGATTGAGCACAAACCTGAAGAATTCTTGGTTTATACAGGTGAGGATGGAGATGCTTTCCATGCCATGAACCTTGGTGCGGACGGTGTTATTTCTGTTGCCTCTCATACAAATGGGGATGAAATGCACGAGATGTTTACTGCCATTGCAGAAAGTGATATGAAGAAAGCCGCAGCTATTCAACGTAAATTCATTCCTAAGGTTAATGCTCTCTTCTCTTATCCAAGTCCTGCTCCAGTTAAGGCAGTTCTTAACTATATGGGATTTGAAGCTGGCCCAACACGCTTACCTCTAGTTCCAACACCAGAAGAAGATGCCAAACGCATTATCAAAGTCGTCGTTGATGGAGACTACGAAGCAACTAAGGCAACTGTAACAGGTGTCCTAAGACCAGATTACTAA
- a CDS encoding aspartate-semialdehyde dehydrogenase, producing the protein MGYTVAVVGATGAVGAQMIKMLEESTLPIDKIRLLASARSAGKTLKFKDQDITIEETTETAFEGVDIALFSAGGSTSAKYAPYAVKAGAVVVDNTSYFRQNPDVPLVVPEVNAHALDAHNGIIACPNCSTIQMMVALEPVRQKWGLDRIIVSTYQAVSGAGMGAILETQRELREVLNDGVNPRDLHAEILPSGGDKKHYPIAFNALPQIDVFTDNDYTYEEMKMTKETKKIMEDDSIAVSATCVRIPVLSAHSESVYIETKEVAPIEEVKAAIAAFPGAVLEDDVAHQIYPQAINAVGSRDTFVGRIRKDLDAEKGIHMWVVSDNLLKGAAWNSVQIAETLYERGLVRPTAELKFELK; encoded by the coding sequence ATGGGATATACAGTTGCTGTAGTCGGCGCGACAGGTGCTGTCGGAGCTCAGATGATAAAAATGTTGGAAGAATCAACACTTCCAATCGATAAAATTCGTTTACTTGCTTCTGCACGTTCAGCAGGTAAGACTTTGAAATTTAAAGATCAAGATATTACGATTGAAGAAACGACTGAAACAGCTTTTGAAGGAGTTGATATTGCTCTCTTTTCAGCAGGTGGTTCTACATCAGCTAAATATGCACCATACGCAGTGAAAGCTGGAGCGGTAGTAGTAGATAATACATCTTACTTCCGTCAAAATCCAGATGTTCCTTTGGTTGTTCCAGAGGTCAATGCTCATGCACTTGATGCCCACAACGGTATCATTGCCTGCCCTAACTGTTCAACAATCCAAATGATGGTAGCACTTGAGCCAGTTCGCCAAAAATGGGGCTTGGACCGTATCATTGTTTCAACTTACCAAGCAGTTTCTGGTGCTGGTATGGGAGCAATTCTTGAGACACAACGTGAACTTCGTGAAGTCTTGAATGATGGGGTAAACCCACGTGATTTACATGCCGAAATCTTGCCTTCAGGTGGGGATAAGAAACATTATCCTATCGCTTTTAATGCTCTTCCACAAATCGATGTCTTCACTGACAATGATTACACTTACGAAGAGATGAAGATGACTAAGGAAACTAAGAAAATTATGGAAGATGACAGCATTGCAGTATCTGCAACATGTGTGCGTATTCCAGTCTTGTCAGCTCACTCTGAGTCTGTTTACATCGAAACAAAAGAAGTGGCTCCAATCGAAGAAGTGAAAGCAGCTATCGCAGCCTTTCCAGGCGCTGTTCTTGAAGATGATGTAGCTCATCAAATTTATCCTCAAGCCATCAATGCCGTGGGTTCGCGTGATACCTTTGTTGGTCGTATCCGTAAAGATTTGGATGCTGAAAAAGGAATCCACATGTGGGTTGTTTCAGACAACCTGCTCAAAGGTGCTGCTTGGAACTCAGTTCAGATTGCGGAAACTCTTTATGAACGTGGCTTGGTTCGTCCAACAGCTGAATTGAAATTTGAATTAAAATAG